Proteins encoded by one window of Manihot esculenta cultivar AM560-2 chromosome 10, M.esculenta_v8, whole genome shotgun sequence:
- the LOC110624367 gene encoding cation/H(+) antiporter 15 — MRTDADNYEVYRGSDNTVTVCYYENVTNDKAFWKSENYLISSVPFFIIQLSIMMVCIRLLFFLLKPLRQPRFLAELISGILVGPTFWADSPLFATYVHPIKSTKTLDTMGQLGLVYYMFLVGLEMDLTMLKHIEKKALSNAAIGILLPLSMGIGLYFLFMEFKQPKVIGMGGAVWAITLTVTSFSDLARVLSDMKLLHTDIGRLALSSAVVSDLVAWALLVATLTIVNRRFYYLNVLATLSFILLCWFVVRPALAWIIRLNNTSNGDMDYELLIYFFLGGVVVFGLITDACGSQSMLGAFLFGLIIPKGELGMRLMEKLEDMVTGIMLPAFFWTNGLKVDLIDLSKKVNIFVLFVVLIFACSSKIISAFIFSMFQGMSTREGIALGVLMNTKGVLALIVLNSGRDFVGFDQQLFATMTIALILMTLMVKPIAMATTKSTKHVKQYKRRTIERSKHDSELRILSCIHSISNLSGMINLLQFSNPTKQSPICVFALHLVQLTARRVSAMLIVHDAYNRAPNTGQENHSREVEESEHIINAFHSYEGKSTAVSVQALTVVSPYTSMHEDVSRLAEDKRVNLILVPFHKQPDVYGKLQEDEDASLRAVNQSLLATVPCSIGILIDRGLGESEAQSHFIMLFVGGADNREALAYAWRMAGSPNVSLTVVRFLANAGTEDEAESLKEQERERKLDDEYINDFRFRTMYDQTITYAEVAVNSGNEIITSMRRIQGDYDLYIVGRGQGASPQLTSGLLEWSDCEELGPLGDALLSSDFAESSSILVIQQHYVQGATDGTVSSGHGPNKYPFNHGRMTWLSTK; from the exons ATGAGAACGGACGCCGATAACTATGAGGTTTATCGAGGATCTGATAATACCGTGACGGTTTGTTATTATGAGAATGTAACCAATGACAAGGCTTTCTGGAAAAGTGAAAATTACTTGATTAGCTCTGTCCCTTTCTTCATCATCCAACTCAGCATCATGATGGTTTGCATTCGccttctcttctttctcctcaAACCTCTTCGTCAGCCGCGTTTCTTAGCTGAGCTGATC AGTGGCATCCTCGTAGGTCCGACTTTCTGGGCAGACTCCCCCTTGTTTGCAACATATGTACATCCTATCAAGTCCACCAAGACCCTGGACACCATGGGACAGTTGGGTCTCGTTTACTATATGTTTCTTGTGGGTCTAGAGATGGATCTAACCATGTTGAAACACATCGAGAAGAAGGCTCTGTCTAATGCCGCCATCGGAATTCTCCTTCCCTTGTCCATGGGAATTGGCTTGTACTTCCTTTTCATGGAATTCAAACAACCAAAAGTAATAGGCATGGGCGGTGCTGTATGGGCTATTACTCTCACTGTCACAAGCTTCTCGGATCTTGCTCGAGTGCTTTCGGACATGAAGCTTCTCCACACGGACATAGGAAGATTGGCCTTATCTTCAGCAGTTGTTTCCGATCTTGTTGCTTGGGCTCTTCTCGTCGCCACGTTAACAATCGTTAACCGACGTTTTTACTACTTGAATGTCTTAGCGACCCTTTCGTTCATATTGTTATGCTGGTTTGTGGTGCGTCCTGCACTCGCATGGATTATTCGTCTCAACAACACCTCTAACGGAGATATGGACTACGAGCTTTTGATATATTTCTTTCTTGGAGGGGTAGTAGTATTTGGATTGATTACAGACGCCTGTGGGTCGCAGTCCATGCTCGGTGCTTTCTTGTTCGGACTTATTATACCTAAGGGAGAACTGGGAATGAGGCTAATGGAGAAACTTGAAGACATGGTGACTGGAATTATGCTTCCTGCCTTCTTCTGGACCAACGGTCTCAAGGTCGACCTCATCGATTTAAGCAAGAAGGTTAACATTTTTGTGCTGTTCGTAGTCCTAATTTTCGCTTGCTCCAGCAAGATTATAAGCGCCTTCATCTTCTCAATGTTCCAAGGCATGTCTACCCGTGAAGGAATCGCTCTTGGGGTGCTTATGAACACAAAAGGAGTTCTGGCTTTGATTGTTCTCAACTCTGGGCGAGACTTTGTG GGCTTTGACCAACAATTGTTCGCCACTATGACAATTGCATTGATACTAATGACTCTGATGGTGAAGCCCATTGCCATGGCTACTACCAAGTCCACAAAGCATGTAAAACAATACAAACGAAGGACCATTGAGAGGAGTAAACATGACTCTGAACTTCGAATACTTTCGTGCATTCATTCGATTAGCAACTTATCAGGAATGATTAATCTCCTCCAATTCTCCAACCCAACCAAGCAATCTCCCATATGCGTTTTTGCTCTCCATTTGGTTCAACTAACTGCTAGACGTGTTTCTGCGATGCTAATTGTCCACGACGCTTACAATCGCGCCCCTAACACTGGGCAAGAGAACCACAGCCGCGAAGTAGAAGAGTCCGAACATATCATCAATGCCTTCCATAGCTATGAAGGCAAATCCACGGCGGTGTCAGTTCAGGCGCTCACAGTTGTGTCTCCATACACCTCAATGCACGAAGATGTTAGCAGACTAGCCGAGGACAAGAGAGTCAACCTCATTCTTGTTCCATTTCACAAACAGCCAGACGTTTATGGGAAATTGCAGGAGGATGAAGACGCTTCTTTGAGGGCCGTGAACCAAAGCCTCTTGGCAACTGTACCATGCTCCATCGGAATACTTATCGATCGAGGCCTTGGAGAGTCTGAAGCGCAAAGCCATTTCATCATGCTCTTCGTTGGCGGAGCAGACAACCGTGAGGCCTTAGCTTATGCATGGAGGATGGCAGGATCACCAAACGTGTCACTCACAGTAGTGCGGTTTCTTGCAAATGCGGGGACGGAAGATGAAGCAGAAAGTTTGAAAGAGCAGGAAAGGGAGAGAAAGCTAGATGATGAGTATATCAATGACTTCAGGTTCAGGACAATGTATGATCAGACAATAACATACGCGGAAGTAGCAGTTAATTCTGGGAATGAAATTATCACTTCAATGAGAAGAATTCAAGGGGACTATGACTTGTACATAGTAGGGAGAGGGCAAGGAGCTTCACCGCAATTGACATCGGGGCTACTAGAGTGGAGTGACTGTGAGGAGTTGGGACCATTAGGAGACGCATTGCTTTCATCTGATTTTGCAGAGAGCTCGTCTATTCTTGTAATTCAACAACATTATGTTCAAGGAGCCACAGATGGAACTGTCAGCAGCGGCCATGGCCCGAATAAGTACCCTTTTAACCATGGGCGTATGACTTGGCTGTCAACtaaatga
- the LOC110624446 gene encoding uncharacterized protein LOC110624446, producing MGNLPSSSTSAGPEVVSPIDTSFKLPSPLPTWPPGEGFGHGTIDLGGLRVCQISSFNKIWAVHEGGPDNLGASFFEPSQIPQGFFMLGCYSQPNNRPLYGWVLAGTDEVGGALKTPLDYTLLWSSESLKIKQDGIGYIWLPMAPDGYTAVGVVVTNSPEKPSLEKISCVRSDLTDQCEIDTWIWGPGKESDPNGFNAFSLRPNERGPQAMGVCVGTFVARNGNATPVSIACLKNVTSNSSCMPNLNQTQAIFEAYSPRIYFHPDEKYLTSSVSWFFNNGALLYKKGQESNPVPIEATGSNLPQGGLNDGEYWLDLPVDEKAKERVKKGDLQETETYLHIKPVFGATFTDIVVWVFFPFNGPSKAKVELIDVPLGRIGEHVGDWEHLTLRISNFNGELWSIYFSQHSGGSWFYASELEFENGNKAVGYSSLRGHAMYSKPGLVLQGSNRVGIRNDTAKSKMVLDTGARFSVVAAEYLDTSVIEPPWLNYLRKWGPKISYDIAAEINKVEKILPGKLKSAFQKSIKSLPNEVLGQEGPTGPKLKRNWTGDEV from the exons ATGGGGAACCTTCCTTCCTCCTCAACATCCGCAGGTCCCGAAGTTGTCTCCCCCATCGATACCTCCTTCAAGCTTCCCTCTCCACTGCCAACATGGCCACCAG GTGAAGGGTTTGGACATGGAACCATTGATCTTGGTGGCTTACGAGTGTGCCAGATTTCATCGTTCAACAAAATTTGGGCCGTCCATGAAGGAGGACCAGATAACCTTGGCGCTTCTTTCTTTGAACCTTCGCAAATCCCACAAGGGTTCTTTATGTTGGGTTGCTATAGCCAACCCAACAACAGGCCGCTTTATGGTTGGGTTCTTGCAGGGACAGATGAGGTAGGGGGAGCCTTAAAGACGCCACTTGATTACACGCTTCTCTGGAGCAGTGAGTCTCTGAAAATAAAGCAAGATGGCATTGGCTACATCTGGTTACCCATGGCTCCTGATGGTTACACAGCCGTAGGCGTTGTCGTCACCAATTCCCCCGAAAAGCCCTCCCTAGAAAAAATCAGCTGCGTTCGATCAGACCTCACCGACCAATGCGAGATCGACACTTGGATCTGGGGACCAGGCAAGGAAAGCGATCCAAATGGATTCAATGCGTTCAGTTTGAGGCCCAACGAAAGGGGACCGCAGGCTATGGGTGTTTGTGTCGGAACATTTGTGGCCCGAAATGGCAATGCTACCCCTGTTTCTATAGCTTGCTTGAAGAATGTGACCTCCAATTCATCTTGTATGCCTAATTTAAACCAAACTCAGGCAATTTTTGAGGCATATTCTCCCCGGATATACTTTCATCCAGACGAGAAGTACCTTACGTCCTCAGTAAGTTGGTTCTTTAACAATGGAGCGCTGTTATATAAGAAGGGGCAAGAGTCCAACCCTGTTCCAATTGAAGCAACGGGGTCGAACCTTCCTCAAGGAGGTCTAAATGATGGTGAATACTGGCTGGACCTTCCTGTGGATGAAAAAGCTAAAGAGAGAGTCAAGAAAGGAGATTTACAAGAAACTGAGACATACTTGCACATCAAACCAGTTTTTGGAGCAACCTTCACGGACATAGTTGTGTGGGTGTTTTTTCCTTTCAATGGACCTTCCAAGGCTAAAGTTGAGCTCATCGACGTTCCATTAGGAAGGATAGGAGAACATGTTGGTGACTGGGAGCATTTGACATTGAGAATCAGCAACTTCAATGGGGAACTATGGAGCATTTACTTCTCCCAGCATAGTGGAGGTTCTTGGTTCTATGCCTCAGAGCTTGAGTTTGAAAATGGAAACAAAGCAGTGGGATACTCATCGTTGCGCGGTCATGCCATGTATTCCAAACCAGGTTTAGTCTTACAAGGGAGTAATAGGGTAGGAATCAGGAACGATACTGCTAAAAGTAAAATGGTCTTGGATACTGGAGCAAGATTCTCTGTAGTTGCAGCTGAGTACTTGGACACAAGTGTCATCGAACCTCCATGGCTCAATTACTTGAGGAAATGGGGTCCAAAAATTAGTTATGATATAGCGGCTGAGATCAACAAAGTGGAGAAAATATTGCCTGGAAAACTCAAATCTGCTTTTCAAAAGTCTATCAAGAGCCTGCCAAATGAAGTTCTCGGACAAGAAGGACCAACAGGCCCCAAACTCAAAAGGAACTGGACAGGAGATGAAGTATAA